A DNA window from Halorubrum sp. DM2 contains the following coding sequences:
- the proB gene encoding glutamate 5-kinase — MTPEDAGVDPADETDGATVAAADAERVAAARDLAAAADRVIVKAGTNSLTDDESRLDRVKLDKLVADVMDLRERGTEVVLVSSGAVGAGTGRLDAGPESRDDVDSIVENQALSTVGQGLLMRHYTQSFERFDQDVAQILVTGTDLDAPDRFDNFTNTVETLLSWGVVPVVNENDAVATDELRIGDNDMLSASVALGLDADLLVTLTDVDGVYTGNPKRDPNAELIEAVDDGYDRLREIVGGGTETDFGGIRTKVEGAHDVSRHGIPAIITGSAERDVLARIAAGKPTGTLFVPKTGDDDE, encoded by the coding sequence CGACGCCGAGCGCGTCGCCGCCGCCCGGGACCTGGCGGCCGCGGCCGACCGCGTGATCGTCAAGGCCGGGACAAACTCGCTGACCGACGACGAGTCGCGGCTCGACCGCGTGAAACTCGACAAGCTCGTCGCCGACGTGATGGACCTCCGCGAGCGCGGAACCGAGGTCGTGTTGGTCTCGTCGGGCGCGGTCGGGGCCGGGACGGGACGGCTCGACGCCGGCCCGGAGTCGCGTGACGACGTCGACTCGATCGTCGAGAATCAGGCCCTCTCGACGGTCGGACAGGGGCTCCTGATGCGCCACTACACGCAGAGCTTCGAGCGGTTCGACCAGGACGTCGCTCAGATACTGGTCACCGGGACCGACCTCGACGCGCCCGACCGGTTCGACAACTTCACGAACACCGTCGAGACGCTGCTGTCGTGGGGGGTCGTGCCGGTCGTCAACGAGAACGACGCGGTGGCGACCGACGAGCTGCGGATCGGCGACAACGACATGCTGTCGGCGTCGGTCGCGCTGGGACTCGACGCCGACCTGCTCGTGACGCTCACCGATGTCGACGGGGTCTACACCGGGAACCCGAAGCGGGACCCGAACGCGGAGCTGATCGAGGCGGTCGACGACGGCTACGACCGGCTCCGAGAGATCGTCGGTGGCGGCACCGAGACCGACTTCGGCGGAATCCGCACGAAGGTCGAGGGCGCACACGACGTGAGCCGCCACGGGATCCCCGCGATCATCACCGGCTCCGCCGAGCGCGACGTGCTGGCGCGGATCGCAGCGGGTAAGCCGACGGGCACGCTATTCGTCCCCAAGACTGGTGACGACGATGAGTGA
- a CDS encoding MBL fold metallo-hydrolase — protein sequence MVDSDWGDWLPRAVADADPDTVALWYLGCNGFAIKGSEGTVLWIDPYVGTGDPPRTVRMIPIPFDPADVDIADAVLATHEHTDHVHGPSQAPILANTDADLVAPDDSLAVAREEERWTDEYAVSEAAFTEVREGDELRIGEFTVHVVETYDADATHPVGYVIEHESGTVFHAGDSKPSDSFTGLAERFDIDLGILAFGSEGTIPDKETGEPVPTKWYSDENEIATAANDLGLDRLVPTHWDMWKGLTADPTALHDHVRSYESPNRLEIVEIGDRIDL from the coding sequence ATGGTCGACTCCGACTGGGGCGACTGGCTGCCGCGCGCGGTGGCCGACGCCGACCCCGACACGGTGGCGCTGTGGTACTTGGGCTGTAACGGCTTCGCGATCAAGGGGAGCGAGGGGACCGTCCTCTGGATCGACCCGTACGTCGGGACCGGTGACCCGCCGCGGACGGTACGGATGATCCCGATTCCCTTCGATCCCGCGGATGTCGACATCGCTGACGCGGTGTTGGCCACGCACGAACACACGGACCACGTCCACGGGCCCTCGCAGGCCCCGATCCTCGCGAACACGGACGCCGACCTCGTCGCGCCCGACGACTCGCTCGCGGTCGCACGCGAGGAAGAGCGGTGGACAGACGAGTACGCGGTGAGCGAGGCCGCCTTTACCGAGGTTCGGGAGGGCGACGAGCTGCGGATCGGCGAGTTCACGGTTCACGTCGTCGAAACGTACGACGCGGACGCCACGCATCCGGTCGGCTATGTGATCGAACACGAGTCCGGAACGGTGTTCCACGCGGGCGACAGCAAGCCGTCCGACTCCTTTACCGGGCTCGCGGAGCGGTTCGATATCGACCTCGGCATCCTCGCGTTCGGCTCCGAGGGCACGATTCCGGACAAAGAGACCGGCGAACCGGTCCCCACGAAGTGGTACAGCGACGAGAACGAGATCGCGACGGCCGCGAACGACCTCGGACTCGACCGGTTGGTGCCGACACACTGGGACATGTGGAAGGGGCTGACCGCCGACCCGACCGCGCTCCACGACCACGTCAGGAGCTACGAGTCGCCGAACCGGCTGGAGATAGTCGAGATCGGCGACCGAATCGATCTGTAA
- a CDS encoding glutamate-5-semialdehyde dehydrogenase → MSETDGETDLEADTDELARRAERAALRLANADESTRDEALRSIADAIRERETDILDANAEDVEEAEAMLADGEYTQALVDRLKLDETKVESIASMVESVAEQDDPLGETLAARKLDEDLELYRVAVPIGVVATVFESRPDALVQIAALALKSGNAVVLKGGSEASESNRILYETVVEATPDLPDGWAAHVEAHEEVDRLLELDDRVDLVMPRGSSEFVSYIQENTQIPVLGHTEGICHVYVDADADLETAEDVAFDAKVQYPAVCNAVETLLVHESVAAEFLPDLVERYEAAGVELRGDERTREVVDVGPATADDWDTEYGDLELSIRVIDDALAAIEHVNDHGSKHTESILTEDPATAERFMTGVDAASVFHNASTRFADGYRYGLGAEVGISTGKIHARGPVGLEGLTTYKYYLEGDGHLVASYSGGDALPFTHRELDGVDWTPGRLSTR, encoded by the coding sequence ATGAGTGAGACAGACGGGGAGACCGACCTCGAAGCCGACACCGACGAACTGGCCCGCCGAGCGGAACGCGCCGCGCTCCGGCTCGCGAACGCCGACGAGTCGACCCGGGACGAGGCGCTCCGGTCTATCGCCGACGCGATCCGCGAGCGCGAAACCGACATCCTCGACGCCAACGCCGAGGACGTCGAGGAGGCGGAGGCGATGCTCGCCGACGGCGAGTACACGCAGGCCCTCGTCGACCGCTTGAAGCTCGACGAGACGAAGGTCGAGTCGATCGCGTCGATGGTCGAGTCGGTCGCCGAACAGGACGACCCGCTCGGCGAGACGCTCGCGGCCCGCAAGCTCGACGAAGACTTGGAGCTGTACCGGGTCGCGGTGCCGATCGGCGTCGTCGCGACGGTGTTCGAGTCGCGGCCCGACGCCTTGGTCCAGATCGCGGCGCTCGCGTTAAAGTCCGGCAACGCCGTCGTGCTCAAGGGCGGCAGCGAGGCGAGCGAGTCGAACCGGATCCTGTACGAGACGGTCGTCGAGGCGACGCCGGACCTGCCCGACGGCTGGGCGGCGCACGTCGAGGCCCACGAGGAGGTCGACCGCCTGCTCGAACTCGACGACCGGGTCGACCTAGTCATGCCCCGCGGCTCCTCGGAGTTCGTCTCCTACATCCAAGAGAACACCCAGATCCCGGTGTTAGGCCACACCGAGGGGATATGTCACGTGTACGTCGACGCGGACGCCGACCTGGAGACCGCCGAGGACGTCGCCTTCGACGCGAAGGTCCAGTACCCCGCGGTGTGTAACGCGGTCGAGACGCTGCTCGTCCACGAGTCGGTCGCGGCCGAGTTCCTCCCCGACCTCGTCGAGCGCTACGAGGCGGCCGGCGTCGAGCTGCGGGGCGACGAGCGGACCCGCGAGGTCGTCGACGTCGGCCCCGCGACCGCCGACGACTGGGACACGGAGTACGGTGACCTCGAACTGTCGATCAGGGTGATCGACGACGCGCTCGCCGCGATCGAACACGTCAACGACCACGGCTCGAAACACACCGAATCGATCCTCACCGAGGACCCGGCGACGGCCGAGCGGTTCATGACGGGCGTCGATGCCGCGAGCGTCTTCCACAACGCGTCGACGCGCTTCGCGGACGGCTACCGGTACGGGCTCGGCGCGGAGGTCGGAATCTCCACCGGGAAGATCCACGCCCGCGGCCCGGTGGGGCTGGAAGGGCTCACCACCTACAAGTACTACCTCGAAGGCGACGGCCACCTCGTCGCGAGCTACAGCGGCGGGGACGCGCTCCCGTTCACCCACCGCGAACTCGACGGCGTCGACTGGACGCCCGGTCGGCTGTCGACGCGGTAG